Proteins encoded within one genomic window of Candidatus Binataceae bacterium:
- a CDS encoding TIGR03560 family F420-dependent LLM class oxidoreductase gives MSRKVEFALFSPQAGQSWHQLLDRAHRCEHLGYHSIWLVDHMWTRGMPDLDHHECIALMSGLAARTEKIRIGTLVMCNSYRNPALLAKTLCTLDHISEGRLEVGYGAGWMDEEYRAYGYEFPSMGARLKMFEEGLHIIKAMFTQKRTTFEGKHYKVVDAACNPKPIQKPHPPITIGGSGEKKMLKLVAQFADRWNIPAGYESFEHKYNVLKQHCKDVGRDPNTIEVSEQLLVCIGKDDAEVEQKWKTAQMLKPFVTTGIKGTPKQLIEELKKRVAMGITTFTIFFSDFAPPPTIEMFAKEVMPAFA, from the coding sequence ATGAGCAGGAAAGTCGAATTCGCGTTGTTCAGCCCGCAGGCCGGACAGAGCTGGCATCAGCTTCTCGATCGCGCCCATCGCTGCGAGCATCTCGGTTACCATTCTATCTGGCTCGTCGATCACATGTGGACGCGCGGCATGCCTGACCTCGACCATCACGAGTGTATAGCCCTGATGAGCGGGCTCGCGGCGCGCACCGAAAAAATCCGCATCGGCACGCTCGTGATGTGCAACTCGTATCGCAACCCGGCCCTGCTCGCGAAGACGCTTTGCACTCTCGATCACATCAGCGAAGGCCGCCTCGAAGTCGGCTACGGCGCGGGCTGGATGGACGAAGAGTATCGCGCCTACGGCTACGAATTCCCCTCGATGGGCGCGCGGCTCAAGATGTTCGAGGAAGGCCTGCACATCATCAAGGCGATGTTCACCCAGAAGCGCACGACCTTCGAGGGCAAGCATTACAAGGTCGTCGACGCAGCCTGTAATCCCAAGCCTATCCAGAAGCCGCATCCACCGATCACGATCGGCGGCAGCGGCGAGAAGAAGATGCTCAAGCTGGTCGCGCAATTCGCCGACCGCTGGAATATCCCGGCCGGCTACGAAAGCTTCGAGCACAAGTACAACGTGCTCAAGCAGCACTGCAAAGACGTCGGGCGCGACCCCAATACGATCGAAGTTTCGGAGCAGCTCCTGGTCTGCATCGGCAAGGACGACGCCGAGGTCGAACAGAAGTGGAAGACGGCGCAGATGCTGAAGCCGTTCGTCACCACCGGCATCAAGGGCACGCCCAAGCAGCTTATCGAGGAGCTCAAGAAACGCGTCGCGATGGGTATCACGACGTTCACGATTTTCTTCAGCGACTTCGCACCGCCGCCAACGATCGAGATGTTCGCGAAAGAGGTAATGCCGGCGTTCGCCTGA
- a CDS encoding VOC family protein: protein MAAKAIPDGYHTVTPLVLVGAPAKFLEFVKQAFGAEEILLMRGPDGAVAHAEINIGTSRIMVERSDSESSQGSFYLYVDDCDDFHGRAIRAGARPERELTNKLWGDRVGMVSDPFGNSWWIATHKEDVSPEEIGRRAAAVNR, encoded by the coding sequence ATGGCAGCCAAAGCGATTCCTGACGGATACCACACGGTTACACCGTTGGTATTGGTTGGAGCTCCGGCGAAGTTTCTTGAATTCGTGAAACAGGCTTTCGGCGCCGAGGAGATCCTGCTGATGCGCGGACCGGATGGCGCCGTGGCTCACGCCGAGATCAACATCGGCACCTCGCGAATAATGGTCGAGCGAAGCGATTCAGAGTCGAGCCAGGGTTCCTTTTACCTGTACGTCGATGATTGCGATGATTTCCATGGGCGCGCGATCCGAGCCGGAGCTCGACCGGAACGGGAACTCACCAACAAGCTGTGGGGCGATCGAGTTGGAATGGTCAGTGATCCGTTTGGCAACAGTTGGTGGATAGCAACCCACAAAGAGGATGTCTCGCCAGAAGAGATCGGCAGACGCGCCGCCGCAGTGAATCGCTAA